Proteins encoded by one window of Synechococcus sp. WH 7805:
- a CDS encoding phosphatase PAP2 family protein, with protein sequence MTMARLCRSSAVMTLLIALLAGIPGPAKAATPCELGPGSPATVPEIRPGLLKGYLEKEAMANALALLDGPPRAGSAAAALDQAKANASFGLRDSPRWTLAARDADLQFPEAAISFSCALGVPINATDTPRLLLLMRRSMTDLGLATYPAKNRYQRQRPFMVNNQPICTPADEQGLRGDGSYPSGHTAVGWGWGLILSTIAPERSDELIARGRAFGESRSICNVHWHSDVQAGELMASATTARLHADPVFQADLQAARQEVEALRARQAQPNGDCTLEEAALANRP encoded by the coding sequence ATGACGATGGCCAGGCTTTGCCGCAGCTCAGCTGTGATGACGCTGTTGATCGCCCTGCTGGCGGGGATCCCCGGGCCTGCCAAAGCCGCCACCCCCTGTGAACTCGGGCCCGGATCACCCGCAACGGTGCCGGAGATCAGGCCGGGACTCCTGAAGGGCTATCTCGAGAAGGAGGCGATGGCCAATGCCCTGGCCCTGCTGGATGGTCCACCGCGTGCGGGCAGCGCCGCTGCAGCCCTGGATCAAGCCAAGGCCAACGCCAGCTTTGGGCTGCGCGACTCGCCCCGCTGGACGCTCGCCGCCAGAGATGCCGATCTGCAGTTCCCGGAAGCGGCCATCAGCTTCTCCTGCGCTTTGGGCGTACCGATCAATGCAACGGACACGCCCAGACTGCTGCTGCTGATGCGCCGCAGCATGACGGACCTGGGGCTCGCCACCTACCCCGCCAAGAACCGCTACCAGCGCCAGCGCCCGTTCATGGTCAACAACCAACCCATCTGCACGCCTGCGGATGAACAGGGCTTACGCGGCGACGGCTCCTATCCCTCGGGCCACACCGCGGTGGGCTGGGGGTGGGGATTGATCCTGAGCACGATCGCGCCGGAACGCAGCGACGAGCTGATTGCCAGAGGCCGGGCGTTCGGTGAAAGCCGCAGCATCTGCAACGTGCACTGGCACAGCGATGTGCAGGCCGGTGAGTTGATGGCCTCGGCGACCACCGCCAGGCTTCACGCTGATCCTGTCTTCCAGGCTGATCTCCAGGCAGCACGCCAGGAAGTGGAAGCGCTCAGAGCCAGGCAGGCCCAGCCCAATGGCGACTGCACCCTGGAGGAGGCAGCCTTGGCGAATCGTCCCTAG
- a CDS encoding DUF86 domain-containing protein: MNKDRLYLESIRDCLERIADYTTGGEQEFLASRLIQDGVVRNLEVIGEATKNLSTELLEANPATPCRQIAGMRDVLIHDYLKVNLSRVWLTVSTDLPDLRTTVTRLLNQA, translated from the coding sequence GTGAACAAGGATCGTCTCTACCTTGAGAGCATTCGCGACTGCCTGGAGCGCATCGCTGATTACACCACTGGTGGAGAGCAGGAATTCTTGGCATCACGACTGATCCAGGACGGTGTGGTCCGGAATCTGGAAGTGATCGGAGAAGCCACTAAAAACCTCAGTACTGAGCTGCTGGAGGCCAACCCTGCAACTCCCTGTAGACAGATTGCAGGCATGCGTGATGTGCTCATTCATGACTACCTGAAAGTGAATCTTTCCCGTGTCTGGCTCACTGTTTCCACCGATCTTCCCGATCTGAGAACAACCGTGACACGGCTCCTCAATCAGGCTTGA
- a CDS encoding cupin domain-containing protein, protein MPGPLNQEPEVCNVLGDSITLRLTTEQTDGKYSVAEFATPGGVGQPPHTHAWDETYLVLEGELNLNINGETTVVGTGGCYQVKAGVVHAPTPNGDFCRYVMVGQPGGVESVFKSLKANEKDLNDMAKVVEIVTKEGVNIAG, encoded by the coding sequence ATGCCCGGCCCGCTGAACCAGGAACCAGAAGTGTGCAATGTGCTGGGAGACTCCATCACATTGCGGCTCACCACTGAGCAAACCGACGGAAAATACAGCGTTGCCGAATTCGCTACACCCGGCGGTGTTGGCCAGCCCCCTCACACCCACGCCTGGGATGAGACTTATCTCGTGCTGGAGGGGGAGCTCAACCTCAACATCAATGGTGAGACCACCGTTGTGGGAACGGGTGGTTGCTATCAGGTCAAGGCTGGTGTTGTTCACGCCCCTACACCCAACGGTGACTTCTGCCGCTACGTGATGGTTGGTCAGCCTGGCGGTGTCGAATCCGTGTTCAAGAGCCTGAAGGCCAACGAAAAAGACCTGAACGACATGGCCAAGGTGGTCGAGATCGTGACCAAGGAAGGCGTCAACATCGCTGGTTGA
- a CDS encoding Coq4 family protein, with protein sequence MAPRLTPTDWSSQSLLTQQSLRNKSPIRGRKSSGVPATFIAELHQLMATEQKHYARSSFSKGVTKLGISILQTAKQPERAFQHGRYFGIPANTKLAKDTFERALATPEVKNLLANRPSQTWPDLEQMAAMPKGSLGWCVHRRLEKLGISFLVDQSQVPESQTDEEFVITRGTRLHEIHHTILGLPITVAGEAAATAFYASTGSSPFHIGILSSWMLRGAYEPGERRLIWDAIGFGIAIGQEVPELFSPRWEEGWERPITDWQDELGLSELLRTSPFQDEFANIYGLNLE encoded by the coding sequence TTGGCGCCACGACTGACGCCGACCGACTGGTCAAGCCAATCCCTGTTGACTCAGCAAAGTCTTAGAAACAAATCACCCATTCGGGGGAGGAAATCGTCTGGGGTTCCAGCGACATTCATTGCAGAACTTCATCAACTTATGGCTACAGAACAAAAACACTACGCACGCTCATCATTTTCCAAGGGTGTCACAAAGCTAGGGATTTCAATTCTGCAGACAGCAAAGCAGCCTGAAAGAGCATTTCAACACGGCCGATATTTTGGAATTCCAGCCAATACCAAACTGGCAAAAGACACTTTTGAGAGGGCTCTGGCCACCCCAGAAGTGAAGAACCTACTGGCCAACCGGCCTTCACAAACATGGCCAGATCTTGAGCAAATGGCTGCCATGCCCAAAGGGAGTCTTGGATGGTGTGTGCATCGCCGATTGGAGAAGCTTGGGATCTCTTTTTTAGTTGATCAGTCTCAGGTGCCCGAATCCCAAACGGATGAAGAGTTCGTCATAACGAGAGGTACGCGTCTGCACGAAATTCACCACACGATTCTTGGTCTACCGATCACAGTGGCCGGCGAAGCTGCTGCGACGGCGTTTTATGCAAGCACTGGCTCAAGCCCCTTTCATATCGGAATTCTTTCGTCTTGGATGCTGCGTGGTGCCTACGAACCAGGTGAGCGCAGGCTGATCTGGGATGCAATCGGTTTCGGCATTGCAATTGGCCAGGAGGTTCCTGAACTGTTCTCGCCTCGCTGGGAAGAAGGCTGGGAAAGGCCGATCACCGATTGGCAGGATGAACTGGGACTCAGTGAGCTCCTGAGAACCTCTCCATTCCAGGATGAATTTGCAAACATCTATGGATTAAACCTCGAATGA
- a CDS encoding NAD(P)/FAD-dependent oxidoreductase, which produces MSGISAVLSLNQLGHHVRWIAPAIKELDSHWPESVQLSGLLSLDKLVEIEPILKKCAIPISSHYSCWGSTHLTQRLGRFNGAHQKDLILIDKQRLIHELQLATNTENINRQSSKIRSLTQDREELTGKLRNGESFRSRFVIDATGTRSALRDSKTEISSIDRFHVLCWQLSNTDNPRIHSTFLEAAPSGWWYAAPRLRGGLSLFFATDLKQSIVRDVKTTHYIAQKLNETTHLKHWIKDLNLSQFSAPIIRHHSVQYQQQTVHVSSQTSEHAFLLAGDAAICLDPLSSHGSTNAIWSGLQVAECVDHLHQQWSSNRCNAYRKAIERSMIHHLNDRQQIYEQETRFRDHPFWTARRERCHLHGLCNKQSDHPSQSF; this is translated from the coding sequence TTGAGTGGTATCAGTGCGGTTTTGAGTCTCAACCAACTTGGTCATCACGTGAGGTGGATTGCACCTGCAATCAAGGAATTAGACAGCCACTGGCCTGAAAGCGTGCAACTTTCCGGCCTTCTCTCGCTCGACAAACTAGTCGAAATTGAGCCAATTTTGAAGAAATGTGCAATTCCAATATCATCGCATTACTCCTGCTGGGGGTCCACTCACCTCACACAACGGCTCGGCAGGTTCAACGGAGCACATCAAAAAGATCTTATCCTGATTGACAAGCAAAGACTGATCCATGAGCTTCAGTTGGCCACGAATACAGAAAATATCAACAGACAGTCGAGCAAAATCAGATCACTCACACAAGATAGAGAAGAATTAACTGGAAAACTTAGGAATGGAGAAAGCTTTAGAAGTCGATTTGTCATTGATGCGACAGGTACTAGATCGGCGCTTCGCGATTCAAAAACTGAAATCAGCTCAATTGATCGGTTTCATGTTTTGTGCTGGCAACTGAGCAATACTGACAACCCAAGAATTCACTCGACTTTTCTTGAAGCAGCACCATCGGGATGGTGGTACGCAGCACCACGCCTGCGCGGCGGGCTTTCACTCTTCTTTGCAACAGACCTGAAGCAATCAATCGTTCGTGACGTGAAAACAACTCACTACATCGCACAAAAACTTAATGAAACAACGCACTTAAAACACTGGATCAAAGACCTCAATCTCTCCCAATTCTCTGCACCAATTATTCGCCATCACAGCGTTCAGTACCAGCAACAAACCGTGCATGTTTCCAGTCAGACCAGCGAGCACGCGTTCCTTCTCGCTGGTGATGCAGCAATCTGTCTTGATCCACTCTCATCCCACGGATCAACTAATGCCATCTGGAGTGGCCTACAAGTTGCCGAATGTGTTGATCACTTGCACCAACAGTGGTCAAGCAATCGATGCAATGCTTACCGCAAAGCAATTGAGCGATCCATGATTCATCACCTGAACGATCGTCAACAGATTTACGAGCAGGAAACCAGATTTAGAGACCATCCTTTCTGGACGGCCCGCCGTGAGCGTTGCCATCTGCACGGCCTTTGCAACAAGCAATCAGACCATCCCAGCCAATCGTTCTAA
- a CDS encoding nucleotidyltransferase family protein — MNSAAATPIRQRLEALKPQVLEVARRYGASNLRIYGSIATGQEHPASDLDLLVDLPKGQSLLGLISLRQELEDLLGCPVDLTEAENLHPLIRTQILEQALAL; from the coding sequence ATGAACAGTGCTGCTGCTACGCCAATTCGCCAGCGACTGGAGGCGCTGAAACCTCAGGTTCTCGAGGTGGCCAGACGTTATGGCGCCTCCAACCTGAGGATTTATGGCTCAATCGCCACAGGCCAAGAGCACCCGGCCAGCGATCTCGATCTGCTGGTTGATCTCCCCAAAGGACAGTCTTTACTGGGCTTGATCAGCCTTCGGCAGGAGCTGGAGGATCTCCTGGGCTGTCCAGTGGATCTGACTGAAGCGGAAAACCTTCACCCGCTGATCCGCACTCAGATCCTGGAGCAAGCTCTGGCCCTGTGA
- a CDS encoding RimK/LysX family protein has product MTKKIIVGSEEWCSLPGLGLPAIKARVDSGAATSSLHAFNIVPFQRDEARWISFEVHPLQNDRSVVIRHESPVLEQRGVRNTSGITETRYVIREQLVLGEESWPIELTLTNRDALDRMLAAQAELNRLVLLTADPQLSTFPCRTLW; this is encoded by the coding sequence TTGACCAAAAAAATCATTGTCGGCAGTGAGGAGTGGTGCTCCCTGCCAGGGCTTGGTCTGCCGGCAATCAAGGCAAGGGTTGACTCCGGCGCAGCAACATCCTCCTTGCATGCCTTCAACATCGTGCCGTTTCAGCGCGATGAAGCCCGGTGGATCAGTTTTGAAGTGCATCCGCTTCAGAACGACCGTTCCGTGGTGATCCGCCATGAGTCGCCTGTGCTCGAACAGCGCGGTGTGCGCAACACCAGTGGCATCACCGAGACCCGTTACGTGATTCGTGAACAGCTGGTGCTCGGTGAAGAGAGCTGGCCGATTGAGCTCACCCTCACCAACCGCGATGCATTGGATCGCATGCTGGCTGCCCAGGCTGAATTGAATCGGTTGGTGTTGCTCACCGCCGACCCTCAACTCTCCACCTTCCCGTGCCGAACCCTCTGGTGA
- the rmuC gene encoding DNA recombination protein RmuC has product MAPTLLFITGVLAGLIAGFMLSRVFSKGRSSGGSGEARLLEERLLKADQGLEQFSRQLEAQNQELRNQQAQLQEARERDAVSRTQLVAITKERDELKTSVAITTTALEETRVQKESLSTQAAEAAERLKSQQNQARTELNALTEERDGLREVQQRLSADLEQLRTAKEALSKKTAEVSEMLRSQESQTQFLEQARTDLLTQFRSLSGQMLDGSREALLKSTKETVSEPFAKEVLQLRQQVEALQKDSNAKLTVLAETTRDLRQRSEDVQGAAQQLTSALRSPNVKGQWGEVNLRRILEFVGLIAYCDFDEQVHVGTEEGAYRPDCVITIPGSRRLIVDSKAPIESYLDALQANDQAQREAALTEHLKKVRSHIDLLSKKDYAGKLSSLGQVVDGVVLFIPVEGALSMALERDPQLLEYAFSKNIILTFPTSLLAILKGLAMTIQQAEIAKNIDEIQAQAVELHKRFSTFIDKFNDIGSNLTRLNKSFNAAVGSAQSRLLPQGRRFAELAGQSGEIDVADQIDEMVREIQAGE; this is encoded by the coding sequence ATGGCCCCAACCCTTCTGTTCATCACCGGCGTGCTGGCCGGGCTGATCGCTGGCTTCATGCTCAGCCGGGTTTTTAGCAAGGGACGCAGCAGTGGTGGTTCTGGTGAAGCGCGCTTGCTGGAGGAGCGGCTGCTGAAGGCCGACCAGGGCCTGGAGCAATTCAGCCGACAGCTGGAGGCGCAGAACCAGGAACTGAGAAACCAGCAGGCGCAACTGCAAGAGGCGCGTGAACGAGATGCAGTCAGCCGCACTCAGCTCGTTGCCATCACCAAAGAGAGGGATGAACTGAAGACATCCGTCGCCATCACAACAACAGCCTTAGAGGAAACCCGCGTTCAGAAGGAGAGCCTGAGTACGCAAGCCGCCGAGGCTGCCGAGAGATTGAAGTCTCAACAAAACCAAGCCCGCACAGAGCTCAATGCCCTAACCGAAGAACGCGATGGCCTGCGGGAGGTTCAACAACGCTTGAGCGCAGACCTCGAGCAACTCCGCACAGCCAAGGAGGCACTGAGCAAAAAGACCGCTGAGGTCTCAGAGATGTTGAGGTCACAGGAAAGCCAAACCCAGTTCCTCGAGCAGGCCCGCACGGATCTGCTCACCCAGTTCCGTTCGCTTAGCGGCCAGATGCTGGATGGCTCCCGCGAAGCCTTGCTCAAGAGCACCAAGGAAACGGTGAGTGAGCCGTTCGCAAAGGAGGTGCTGCAGTTACGCCAGCAGGTGGAGGCGTTGCAGAAGGATTCCAACGCCAAGCTCACGGTGCTGGCGGAAACCACCCGCGATCTGCGCCAGCGCAGTGAAGACGTGCAAGGCGCAGCCCAGCAGCTCACCTCGGCGCTGCGTTCTCCGAATGTGAAAGGGCAGTGGGGCGAGGTGAACCTGCGCCGGATCCTGGAGTTTGTGGGCTTGATCGCCTACTGCGACTTCGACGAGCAGGTGCATGTGGGCACCGAAGAGGGCGCCTACCGGCCGGACTGTGTGATCACGATCCCTGGCTCACGCCGTTTGATCGTGGATTCCAAGGCACCGATCGAGAGCTATCTCGATGCCCTGCAGGCCAATGATCAAGCCCAGCGGGAGGCAGCACTCACGGAGCACTTGAAGAAGGTGCGCAGCCACATCGATCTGCTGAGCAAGAAGGATTACGCCGGCAAGCTCAGCAGCCTGGGCCAGGTGGTGGATGGGGTGGTGCTGTTCATCCCGGTGGAAGGAGCCCTGTCGATGGCACTGGAGCGGGATCCGCAGCTGCTGGAGTACGCCTTCAGCAAGAACATCATCCTCACCTTCCCCACCAGCCTGTTGGCGATCTTGAAGGGATTGGCGATGACGATTCAGCAGGCGGAGATCGCCAAGAACATCGATGAGATTCAGGCGCAGGCGGTGGAGCTGCACAAGCGTTTCTCCACCTTCATCGACAAGTTCAACGACATCGGCAGCAACCTCACGCGCTTGAACAAGAGCTTCAATGCGGCGGTGGGTTCAGCGCAGAGCCGTCTGTTGCCCCAGGGCAGGCGTTTTGCGGAGCTGGCGGGGCAAAGCGGTGAGATTGATGTGGCTGATCAGATCGATGAGATGGTGCGGGAGATTCAGGCGGGGGAGTAA
- a CDS encoding YccF domain-containing protein: MISALLNILWVVLGGFVMALGWWLAGLLCAITIIGLPWARSCFVIGRFSLWPFGQEAVNRRDLSGRGDLGTGPLGLLGNVLWFLVAGWWLAIGHLSSALACFITIVGIPFGIQHMKLALIALAPVGMTVVPATGSR; encoded by the coding sequence ATGATCAGCGCCCTGCTCAACATCCTCTGGGTTGTGCTCGGAGGGTTCGTGATGGCCCTGGGCTGGTGGCTGGCGGGCCTGCTGTGCGCAATCACGATCATCGGGCTGCCCTGGGCGCGCTCCTGCTTTGTGATCGGAAGATTTTCGCTCTGGCCGTTCGGGCAGGAAGCTGTGAACCGCAGAGACCTGAGCGGCCGGGGAGATCTGGGCACCGGTCCGCTGGGGTTGCTCGGCAACGTGCTCTGGTTTCTGGTGGCTGGCTGGTGGCTGGCGATCGGCCACCTCAGCTCCGCCCTGGCCTGCTTCATCACCATCGTGGGCATTCCCTTCGGGATCCAGCACATGAAGCTGGCCTTGATCGCCCTGGCGCCGGTGGGGATGACGGTGGTGCCGGCAACTGGATCACGGTGA
- a CDS encoding DUF429 domain-containing protein: MAPRVVLGIDAAWTAHNPSGVALVQRAAEGWQCLALAPSYEAFLALAASQPWDQNRKAQGSEPDPEALLAACQQLAGQPVDCVSVDMPLATTPITSRRAADSAIASRFGPKGCAVHSPSAERPGAIADQLRERFAELGVALHTTTTARQGPALIECYPHVALLALLNRDYRVPYKVSRSAQYWKAEQPPIAERVRRLLGEFNAIHQALSQRISAIPLTLPQPNEVTTLSSLKPMEDMLDALICAWIGIEHLDGRTVGLGDATAAIWVPAKLME; this comes from the coding sequence ATGGCACCTCGGGTCGTCCTCGGCATCGATGCCGCCTGGACGGCCCACAACCCCAGTGGTGTGGCCCTGGTGCAACGGGCTGCTGAGGGTTGGCAGTGCCTGGCCCTGGCCCCCAGTTATGAGGCGTTTCTTGCCCTAGCCGCCAGCCAACCTTGGGACCAGAACCGGAAAGCCCAGGGCAGTGAACCCGATCCCGAAGCGCTGCTGGCGGCCTGCCAACAACTGGCGGGACAACCCGTGGACTGCGTGTCGGTCGACATGCCCCTGGCAACGACTCCCATCACCAGCCGCCGGGCCGCCGACTCCGCCATTGCCAGCCGCTTCGGGCCGAAGGGTTGCGCCGTGCATAGCCCATCAGCCGAACGTCCCGGTGCCATCGCCGATCAGCTGCGCGAACGCTTCGCCGAGCTCGGCGTTGCCCTGCACACCACAACTACGGCTCGCCAAGGGCCGGCCCTGATCGAGTGTTATCCCCATGTAGCCCTGCTGGCCTTGCTCAATCGCGACTATCGCGTGCCCTACAAGGTGAGCCGCTCGGCTCAGTACTGGAAGGCGGAGCAGCCACCGATTGCTGAGCGGGTCAGGCGCCTGCTCGGGGAGTTCAACGCCATCCACCAAGCCCTCAGCCAGCGCATCAGCGCCATCCCGCTCACCCTGCCCCAGCCCAATGAGGTGACCACGCTCTCGTCACTCAAGCCGATGGAAGACATGCTCGATGCCCTGATCTGCGCCTGGATCGGCATCGAACACCTCGACGGCCGCACCGTTGGCCTGGGGGATGCCACCGCGGCGATCTGGGTGCCGGCAAAGCTGATGGAGTGA
- a CDS encoding RidA family protein — MFLSARLAAAALAGTGLLAIPALGEVKTFKSPLTPAAPYSGATRAGNMIFVGGIIGLEPNGKTLVTGGIKEEAEAAFRHVITMLERAGGKRSDIAKCVVLLSDINYFPEMNKVFTSYFPTSPPTRSTIVVPAIPMNAAIEVECTAIL, encoded by the coding sequence ATGTTTCTCTCAGCACGACTGGCAGCTGCAGCCCTTGCGGGAACAGGATTACTGGCCATCCCGGCCCTTGGAGAAGTTAAAACATTCAAATCCCCATTAACACCTGCAGCTCCTTACTCCGGAGCAACACGAGCAGGGAACATGATCTTTGTAGGAGGCATTATTGGCCTGGAGCCGAACGGCAAAACGCTGGTTACCGGTGGAATCAAAGAGGAAGCAGAAGCTGCCTTCAGGCACGTCATCACGATGCTCGAACGAGCCGGTGGCAAGCGCTCTGACATCGCAAAGTGCGTCGTACTTCTATCAGATATTAATTATTTTCCCGAAATGAATAAAGTCTTTACAAGCTACTTCCCAACTTCACCACCAACACGCTCGACGATCGTAGTCCCTGCCATTCCGATGAATGCAGCAATTGAAGTCGAGTGCACAGCAATTTTATAA
- the goxA gene encoding CTQ-dependent glycine oxidase GoxA encodes MQQLKSSAQQFYNPKSQPISRSNSNPFRSPMNRREFLSLSTITVAGTLLQARPSISGERKSKRVDDQTIQSLRIYPAIGLARVGGSTKSFLSPEIPGIPPHDNDNYKEGNSLIKKQVQRFRIYAFNKDNQVIKEITGEDAEIEWSVHLANSKASWYEFHNPLDNGDLAPGIPGAKRNPEIQGNQEREKQLIVDGGEISINGINTNLAGGESKYQAQGVFQSKTKVFLGELRTDEKGRLLVYPGDGKSLSPSGAKITSFADNADWIDDWCDGPVKATVRLKNSSLALKADSAWVACAGPNFAPEIPPIVTLKDVIENLNVQNGWESKPQLVSFRQDIYPILRRLDLMKWVTQAALLRSAWIDLGPLSDPVYLKKLASKNSKFQKLRQSIFSKIRQPVNSEQSSQKMASDGNAKQLPWMLGDGVNYKESPLFMLRITDLQAQKLKQWADGNFVEDYLDEEDEIISSFEDIPLDQQPQALTDAVLESCSGGGFHPGVELTYNLRHATLYQKYYNSKIEPYRIALGNRSSLIQDLGPELTPKILLTTNLTESPIGKQMPGDLTRWMGIPWQCDAFSCQSVDFEEDFPTATWWPALLPIDVLPEEFYLRAIDTSLSEDERFMYANQRVRWSRSVAGVGYHANQSYWDGLENIITLWQRLGFVIRKPPAAKDQSKKLNPVLTGDFFVEVSRGQMDMMSPYDRRNQEES; translated from the coding sequence ATGCAGCAATTGAAGTCGAGTGCACAGCAATTTTATAATCCAAAGTCACAACCAATCAGTCGTTCAAATTCCAATCCATTCAGATCACCAATGAACCGCCGAGAATTTCTCAGTCTGAGCACGATCACTGTCGCAGGAACTCTCCTACAAGCAAGGCCATCAATCTCAGGCGAGCGGAAGTCCAAGAGAGTTGATGATCAAACGATTCAAAGTCTGCGCATTTATCCAGCGATCGGGCTGGCCAGGGTGGGAGGAAGCACGAAGTCATTCCTTTCTCCAGAAATACCTGGCATCCCACCACATGACAATGATAACTACAAAGAAGGGAACTCCTTAATCAAAAAACAAGTACAACGCTTCAGAATCTACGCCTTCAACAAAGACAACCAAGTCATCAAAGAGATTACTGGAGAAGATGCCGAAATAGAATGGTCAGTTCACCTTGCCAACTCGAAAGCAAGCTGGTACGAATTCCATAATCCCCTGGACAACGGGGATTTGGCGCCAGGGATCCCCGGGGCCAAAAGAAATCCAGAAATTCAAGGAAATCAAGAAAGAGAAAAACAACTGATCGTTGATGGCGGCGAAATATCTATTAATGGCATCAACACAAATTTAGCTGGAGGTGAATCCAAATATCAAGCTCAAGGGGTATTTCAGAGCAAAACAAAGGTCTTTCTCGGAGAACTAAGGACAGACGAAAAAGGCCGATTGCTTGTTTACCCAGGCGACGGAAAATCCTTAAGCCCATCAGGGGCAAAAATCACAAGTTTTGCGGACAACGCCGACTGGATTGATGACTGGTGCGATGGACCCGTGAAAGCAACTGTTCGGCTAAAAAACAGCAGCCTTGCACTCAAAGCAGATTCGGCCTGGGTTGCCTGTGCAGGACCTAATTTCGCCCCAGAAATTCCACCAATCGTCACATTAAAAGATGTTATCGAAAATCTTAATGTTCAAAACGGCTGGGAAAGCAAGCCTCAGCTCGTCTCATTTAGGCAAGACATCTATCCTATTTTAAGACGATTAGATTTGATGAAGTGGGTAACACAAGCTGCTCTTTTACGTTCTGCGTGGATAGATCTTGGCCCATTATCAGACCCGGTATACCTAAAAAAGCTAGCAAGCAAAAACAGCAAGTTCCAAAAGCTACGCCAATCAATTTTTTCCAAAATCAGGCAACCGGTCAACTCAGAACAGAGTAGCCAAAAAATGGCTTCCGATGGCAACGCAAAGCAATTGCCTTGGATGCTTGGAGATGGAGTTAATTATAAGGAAAGCCCTCTCTTCATGCTCCGCATCACGGACCTTCAGGCACAGAAACTGAAACAGTGGGCTGATGGAAACTTTGTCGAAGATTATCTCGATGAAGAAGATGAAATCATCTCGTCTTTTGAAGACATACCACTTGATCAACAGCCTCAAGCGCTCACAGATGCGGTTCTCGAATCCTGTTCAGGAGGAGGCTTTCATCCAGGAGTCGAATTAACTTATAACTTACGGCATGCGACCCTATATCAAAAATATTATAACTCAAAAATAGAGCCCTACCGCATTGCACTTGGCAATCGCTCATCACTCATCCAGGATCTTGGACCGGAACTCACACCCAAGATCTTGCTCACTACAAATTTGACGGAATCTCCAATCGGCAAACAAATGCCAGGAGACCTGACCAGATGGATGGGCATTCCCTGGCAATGCGATGCGTTTAGCTGTCAATCAGTTGACTTTGAAGAAGATTTTCCAACCGCTACCTGGTGGCCTGCACTGTTACCAATTGATGTTTTACCCGAAGAGTTTTACCTGAGAGCCATCGATACAAGCTTGAGCGAAGACGAACGCTTTATGTACGCCAATCAACGTGTTCGCTGGTCCAGAAGCGTTGCAGGTGTTGGGTATCATGCCAATCAAAGCTATTGGGATGGCTTAGAAAATATTATTACACTGTGGCAGAGATTGGGATTTGTGATCAGGAAACCACCCGCTGCCAAGGATCAATCTAAAAAGCTTAACCCAGTTTTGACAGGAGATTTTTTCGTCGAAGTTTCTAGGGGTCAGATGGACATGATGTCACCTTACGACAGACGAAACCAAGAGGAATCCTGA